One region of Oncorhynchus mykiss isolate Arlee chromosome 8, USDA_OmykA_1.1, whole genome shotgun sequence genomic DNA includes:
- the sdr39u1 gene encoding epimerase family protein SDR39U1 — translation MRVLIGGGSGFVGRELTRLLKNKGHEVTIISRQPGLGKITWGELESGGLPPCEAAVNLSGENLMNPLRWWNEGYRKDLFSSRVDTTTILSQAIAGSPNPPHAWVLVTGVACYKPSLTAQYTEDSEWTPFDLLSRLVKEWESAGRLPENIAQNTRQVVIRPGVVLGRDGGAMKQMMTPFWLGLGGTLGSGRQPFPWIHVSDLAGIIAHALVPSPDTPSSAVPQVFNGVAPALNTNYEFTKELGRVLRRPTVFPVPGFVIDALMGSERAIVLTQGQKVEPKRTLESGFQYQYPDLSSALKEIVGS, via the exons ATGAGAGTGTTAATAG GAGGAGGATCTGGGTTTGTGGGAAGAGAGCTGACTCGTTTACTCAAGAACAAAGGTCATGAAGTCACAATAATATCCCGACAGCCAGGTCTGGGAAAGATCACATGG GGTGAATTGGAGTCTGGTGGCCTCCCACCATGTGAGGCTGCTGTCAATCTGTCTGGGGAGAATCTTATGAACCCACTGCGATG GTGGAATGAGGGTTATAGGAAGGATCTGTTCTCCAGTCGGGTTGACACAACCACAATTCTGTCTCAAGCCATTGCTGGGTCCCCCAATCCCCCTCATGCTTGGGTCCTTGTCACAGGTGTAG CATGTTATAAACCCAGTCTAACAGCTCAGTACACAGAAGACAGTGAGTGGACGCCATTTGACCTCCTGTCGAGACTGGTGAAGGAATGGGAGTCGGCGGGGCGTCTTCCTGAAAACATTGCACAGAATACCAGACAAGTAGTAATCAGACCAG GGGTAGTACTGGGCCGTGATGGTGGGGCCATGAAGCAGATGATGACTCCTTTCTGGCTAGGCCTTGGAGGCACGTTGGGGTCTGGCAGACAACCATTCCCCTGGATCCATGTCTCTGACCTGGCTGGAATCATCGCTCATGCCCTGGTGCCCTCTCCCGACACCCCCTCCTCTGCTGTCCCTCAAGTGTTTAACGGTGTCGCCCCAGCACTGAACACCAATTACGAGTTCACCAAAGAGCTGGGCCGGGTTCTGAGGAGACCCACTGTCTTCCCTGTGCCTGGATTTGTCATTGATGCCCTAATGGGTTCAGAGAGAGCCATAGTGCTAACCCAGGGTCAGAAAGTAGAACCCAAGAGGACTCTGGAGTCAGGCTTTCAGTACCAGTACCCAGACCTGAGCTCTGCCCTGAAGGAGATTGTTGGGAGCTAG
- the mettl17 gene encoding methyltransferase-like protein 17, mitochondrial isoform X2 — protein sequence MAFRVYGARVLYQRVVAVRIMYRALSAEVHPQSHADFLKGAPHRKHPGVTNLKTLRLPDELQKAAQAIIHGTEVSGLVDKARSLTNFLWSRKRAPEDVTLRERAMALEKNLWEKTKEKGGDLQLLKTQITKKVLSDLRKTTYHWSPMRYDEELGVVYMVAKLAGGYAAVKRVLNEIKKRDPSFSPHSLLDFGSGLGTAVWASHSFWGDTLKEMVCVDNSGAMNTIADRLLRGSSEKDEPVIKQVYFRQFLPVSPKVQFDLVVGAFSLSELASQKEREDAILTLWRKTSSYLVLVENGTKEGHQILMDARDILLKKQERTAHDPRRPSVFAPCPHESPCPKLFQLPVVPCNFSQAYSPLPFPGVPDRLTERFSYLVLSRTDWAGGEGLDWARLTAPVLRRPRHVHCQVCCSSGEIKRVVVTAHRHGRDVYRCARSSDWGDQLPIIQPEDDSSNLD from the exons ATGGCTTTTCGAGTTTATGGTGCGCGTGTCCTTTATCAAAGGGTGGTTGCTGTGAGGATAATGTACAGA GCACTAAGTGCAGAAGTGCATCCCCAATCCCATGCAGACTTCCTAAAAGGTGCTCCCCACAGGAAACACCCAGGGGTGACAAATCTGAAGACACTGCGCCTGCCAGATGAACTCCAGAAAGCAGCACAAGCTATCATTCATG GCACAGAAGTGAGTGGGTTGGTTGACAAAGCACGCAGTCTCACCAACTTCCTGTGGAGCAGGAAAAGAGCACCTGAGGATGTAACACTAAGGGAAAGAGCCATGGCCCTGGAGAAGAATCTGTGGGAGAAGACAAAAGAGAAGGGTGGAG ATCTTCAACTACTGAAGACCCAAATCACAAAGAAAGTGCTCTCCGATCTCAGGAAGACAACATACCACTGGTCCCCTATGAG GTATGATGAAGAGTTGGGTGTGGTGTACATGGTTGCTAAGCTGGCAGGTGGCTACGCTGCAGTGAAAAGAGTTCTAAATGAG ATAAAGAAAAGagatccctccttctcccctcattctctcctGGACTTTGGTTCAGGATTAGGAACAGCTGTCTG GGCATCACACTCATTTTGGGGTGATACGTTGAAGGAGATGGTGTGTGTCGACAATTCTGGGGCAATGAACACTATAGCAGATCGCCTTCTCAGAG GCAGCAGCGAAAAAGATGAGCCTGTCATCAAACAAGTATACTTCCGTCAgttccttcctgtctcccctaaG GTGCAATTTGATCTGGTGGTGGGGGCCTTTTCTCTGTCAGAATTGGCCAGTCAAAAGGAGAGGGAAGATGCCATACTCACTTTGTGGAGAAAGACCAGCTCTTATCTG GTGCTGGTAGAAAATGGGACCAAAGAGGGCCACCAGATACTTATGGATGCCAGAGACATACTACTTAAG AAACAAGAAAGAACAGCCCATGACCCTAGAAGACCATCTGTGTTCGCCCCA TGTCCTCATGAATCACCTTGTCCCAAGCTGTTCCAACTGCCCGTAGTACCCTGCAACTTCTCTCAAGCCTACAGCCCACTCCCTTTTCCTGGG GTTCCAGACCGACTGACCGAGAGGTTCAGCTACCTGGTTCTGTCAAGAACAGACTGGGCAGGTGGAGAGGGGCTGGACTGGGCCAGGCTCACAGCACCAGTGCTGCGCAGGCCGAGACATGTTCACTGTCAGGTCTGCTGCTCTAGTGGAGAGATTAAACGGGTTGTGGTGACAGCCCATCGACATGGCAG AGACGTATATCGCTGTGCCCGGAGTAGTGATTGGGGAGATCAACTGCCAATCATTCAGCCAGAGGATGACTCAAGTAATTTAGACTGA
- the mettl17 gene encoding methyltransferase-like protein 17, mitochondrial isoform X3, with protein sequence MAFRVYGARVLYQRVVAVRIMYRALSAEVHPQSHADFLKGAPHRKHPGVTNLKTLRLPDELQKAAQAIIHGTEVSGLVDKARSLTNFLWSRKRAPEDVTLRERAMALEKNLWEKTKEKGGDVDLQLLKTQITKKVLSDLRKTTYHWSPMRYDEELGVVYMVAKLAGGYAAVKRVLNEIKKRDPSFSPHSLLDFGSGLGTAVWASHSFWGDTLKEMVCVDNSGAMNTIADRLLRGSSEKDEPVIKQVYFRQFLPVSPKVQFDLVVGAFSLSELASQKEREDAILTLWRKTSSYLVLVENGTKEGHQILMDARDILLKKQERTAHDPRRPSVFAPLFQLPVVPCNFSQAYSPLPFPGVPDRLTERFSYLVLSRTDWAGGEGLDWARLTAPVLRRPRHVHCQVCCSSGEIKRVVVTAHRHGRDVYRCARSSDWGDQLPIIQPEDDSSNLD encoded by the exons ATGGCTTTTCGAGTTTATGGTGCGCGTGTCCTTTATCAAAGGGTGGTTGCTGTGAGGATAATGTACAGA GCACTAAGTGCAGAAGTGCATCCCCAATCCCATGCAGACTTCCTAAAAGGTGCTCCCCACAGGAAACACCCAGGGGTGACAAATCTGAAGACACTGCGCCTGCCAGATGAACTCCAGAAAGCAGCACAAGCTATCATTCATG GCACAGAAGTGAGTGGGTTGGTTGACAAAGCACGCAGTCTCACCAACTTCCTGTGGAGCAGGAAAAGAGCACCTGAGGATGTAACACTAAGGGAAAGAGCCATGGCCCTGGAGAAGAATCTGTGGGAGAAGACAAAAGAGAAGGGTGGAG ATGTAGATCTTCAACTACTGAAGACCCAAATCACAAAGAAAGTGCTCTCCGATCTCAGGAAGACAACATACCACTGGTCCCCTATGAG GTATGATGAAGAGTTGGGTGTGGTGTACATGGTTGCTAAGCTGGCAGGTGGCTACGCTGCAGTGAAAAGAGTTCTAAATGAG ATAAAGAAAAGagatccctccttctcccctcattctctcctGGACTTTGGTTCAGGATTAGGAACAGCTGTCTG GGCATCACACTCATTTTGGGGTGATACGTTGAAGGAGATGGTGTGTGTCGACAATTCTGGGGCAATGAACACTATAGCAGATCGCCTTCTCAGAG GCAGCAGCGAAAAAGATGAGCCTGTCATCAAACAAGTATACTTCCGTCAgttccttcctgtctcccctaaG GTGCAATTTGATCTGGTGGTGGGGGCCTTTTCTCTGTCAGAATTGGCCAGTCAAAAGGAGAGGGAAGATGCCATACTCACTTTGTGGAGAAAGACCAGCTCTTATCTG GTGCTGGTAGAAAATGGGACCAAAGAGGGCCACCAGATACTTATGGATGCCAGAGACATACTACTTAAG AAACAAGAAAGAACAGCCCATGACCCTAGAAGACCATCTGTGTTCGCCCCA CTGTTCCAACTGCCCGTAGTACCCTGCAACTTCTCTCAAGCCTACAGCCCACTCCCTTTTCCTGGG GTTCCAGACCGACTGACCGAGAGGTTCAGCTACCTGGTTCTGTCAAGAACAGACTGGGCAGGTGGAGAGGGGCTGGACTGGGCCAGGCTCACAGCACCAGTGCTGCGCAGGCCGAGACATGTTCACTGTCAGGTCTGCTGCTCTAGTGGAGAGATTAAACGGGTTGTGGTGACAGCCCATCGACATGGCAG AGACGTATATCGCTGTGCCCGGAGTAGTGATTGGGGAGATCAACTGCCAATCATTCAGCCAGAGGATGACTCAAGTAATTTAGACTGA
- the mettl17 gene encoding methyltransferase-like protein 17, mitochondrial isoform X1 — MAFRVYGARVLYQRVVAVRIMYRALSAEVHPQSHADFLKGAPHRKHPGVTNLKTLRLPDELQKAAQAIIHGTEVSGLVDKARSLTNFLWSRKRAPEDVTLRERAMALEKNLWEKTKEKGGDVDLQLLKTQITKKVLSDLRKTTYHWSPMRYDEELGVVYMVAKLAGGYAAVKRVLNEIKKRDPSFSPHSLLDFGSGLGTAVWASHSFWGDTLKEMVCVDNSGAMNTIADRLLRGSSEKDEPVIKQVYFRQFLPVSPKVQFDLVVGAFSLSELASQKEREDAILTLWRKTSSYLVLVENGTKEGHQILMDARDILLKKQERTAHDPRRPSVFAPCPHESPCPKLFQLPVVPCNFSQAYSPLPFPGVPDRLTERFSYLVLSRTDWAGGEGLDWARLTAPVLRRPRHVHCQVCCSSGEIKRVVVTAHRHGRDVYRCARSSDWGDQLPIIQPEDDSSNLD, encoded by the exons ATGGCTTTTCGAGTTTATGGTGCGCGTGTCCTTTATCAAAGGGTGGTTGCTGTGAGGATAATGTACAGA GCACTAAGTGCAGAAGTGCATCCCCAATCCCATGCAGACTTCCTAAAAGGTGCTCCCCACAGGAAACACCCAGGGGTGACAAATCTGAAGACACTGCGCCTGCCAGATGAACTCCAGAAAGCAGCACAAGCTATCATTCATG GCACAGAAGTGAGTGGGTTGGTTGACAAAGCACGCAGTCTCACCAACTTCCTGTGGAGCAGGAAAAGAGCACCTGAGGATGTAACACTAAGGGAAAGAGCCATGGCCCTGGAGAAGAATCTGTGGGAGAAGACAAAAGAGAAGGGTGGAG ATGTAGATCTTCAACTACTGAAGACCCAAATCACAAAGAAAGTGCTCTCCGATCTCAGGAAGACAACATACCACTGGTCCCCTATGAG GTATGATGAAGAGTTGGGTGTGGTGTACATGGTTGCTAAGCTGGCAGGTGGCTACGCTGCAGTGAAAAGAGTTCTAAATGAG ATAAAGAAAAGagatccctccttctcccctcattctctcctGGACTTTGGTTCAGGATTAGGAACAGCTGTCTG GGCATCACACTCATTTTGGGGTGATACGTTGAAGGAGATGGTGTGTGTCGACAATTCTGGGGCAATGAACACTATAGCAGATCGCCTTCTCAGAG GCAGCAGCGAAAAAGATGAGCCTGTCATCAAACAAGTATACTTCCGTCAgttccttcctgtctcccctaaG GTGCAATTTGATCTGGTGGTGGGGGCCTTTTCTCTGTCAGAATTGGCCAGTCAAAAGGAGAGGGAAGATGCCATACTCACTTTGTGGAGAAAGACCAGCTCTTATCTG GTGCTGGTAGAAAATGGGACCAAAGAGGGCCACCAGATACTTATGGATGCCAGAGACATACTACTTAAG AAACAAGAAAGAACAGCCCATGACCCTAGAAGACCATCTGTGTTCGCCCCA TGTCCTCATGAATCACCTTGTCCCAAGCTGTTCCAACTGCCCGTAGTACCCTGCAACTTCTCTCAAGCCTACAGCCCACTCCCTTTTCCTGGG GTTCCAGACCGACTGACCGAGAGGTTCAGCTACCTGGTTCTGTCAAGAACAGACTGGGCAGGTGGAGAGGGGCTGGACTGGGCCAGGCTCACAGCACCAGTGCTGCGCAGGCCGAGACATGTTCACTGTCAGGTCTGCTGCTCTAGTGGAGAGATTAAACGGGTTGTGGTGACAGCCCATCGACATGGCAG AGACGTATATCGCTGTGCCCGGAGTAGTGATTGGGGAGATCAACTGCCAATCATTCAGCCAGAGGATGACTCAAGTAATTTAGACTGA
- the parp2 gene encoding poly [ADP-ribose] polymerase 2 encodes MRRTRSSRNTSQGVASANGVSPSKTVWQWKGDEGQWEPYPPSACAQLDSALSSGDATVSLTFGSGAAYDVDLKKMVQVNTVTKYKRKIRSHTLKPESLNGGDAVDLTQQDASPVQIKVEEMEEQPIAKKKRGEGRSQKKSKVMPMDETESKEIVKTVVMKGKAPVDSECKAKAGKAHVYSEGDDVYDVMLNQTNLEFNNNKFFLIQLLQDDSVKAYSVWFRWGRVGKVGQNNLVSCGGDLLQAKEVFKKKFLDKTKNEWAHRTDFEKVAGKYDMVFMDYSTNGKEEPQPLLASLSQKKPSKLDVKVQSLLELICDIKAMEECVLEMKFDTRKAPLGKLTTEQIRAGYSALKKIEECVKRKGSSRELLEACNQFYTRIPHDFGLRTPPIIRSEEELKEKIALLEALSDIQIAVKMVQSSAYGDEHPLDRQYNALQCQLQPLSSCSQEYQVIERYLQTTHAPTHSDFTMTVLDIFSVDREGEKNGILSQLHNRTLLWHGSRLSNWVGILSQGLRVAPPEAPVTGYMFGKGIYFADMSSKSANYCFANQRNKTGLLLLSEVALGDSNELLAADYEAAKLPAGKHSTKGLGQTSPDPSNAVTLNGVTVPMGPGMKTGVGAGGGYSLLYNEFIVYNPAQTHMRYLLRVQFNYSSLW; translated from the exons ATGAGACGCACAAGAAGCTCCAGGAACACATCTCAAGGTGTAGCATCAGCAAATGGAGTGTCTCCGTCCAAGACAG TGTGGCAGTGGAAGGGGGATGAGGGTCAGTGGGAGCCATACCCACCATCAGCATGTGCCCAGCTAGACTCAGCCCTCAGCTCTGGAGACGCCACGGTCTCACTGACGTTTGGCTCTGGGGCAGCATATGACGTAGACTTGAAGAAGATGGTCCAGGTCAACACAGTAACCAAGTACAAGAGGAAAATACGTTCTCACACACTGAAACCAG AGAGTTTAAATGGAGGAGATGCAGTGGATTTAACCCAACAAGATGCGAGTCCAGTCCAGATTAAAGTGGAGGAAATGGAGGAGCAGCCAATCGCCAAGAAGAAGCGGGGTGAGGGAAGGAGCCAGAAGAAAAGTAAAGTGATGCCCATGGATGAAACAGAGAGCAAAG AGATTGTGAAGACTGTGGTCATGAAAGGAAAGGCTCCAGTTGATTCAGAATGCAAAGCCAAAGCCGGCAAG GCCCATGTCTACAGTGAAGGAGATGACGTATATGATGTAATGTTAAACCAG ACAAATCTtgagttcaacaacaacaaattctTCCTGATCCAGCTACTTCAGGATGACAGTGTTAAGGCCTACAGCGTGTGGTTTAGATGGGGACGAG TTGGTAAGGTTGGACAGAACAATCTAGTTTCCTGTGGTGGAGATCTTCTTCAAGCCAAAGAAGTCTTCAAGAAAAA GTTTCTGGATAAGACCAAGAACGAGTGGGCACACCGGACAGACTTTGAGAAAGTGGCAGGAAAATATGACATGGTGTTTATGGACTACAGTACCAATGGAAAG GAAGAGCCCCAGCCCCTGCTTGCATCACTGTCCCAGAAAAAGCCCTCCAAGCTGGATGTGAAGGTCCAGTCCCTTCTCGAACTGATCTGTGACATCAAGGCCATGGAGGAATGTGTGCTGGAGATGAAGTTTGACACCCGAAAAGCTCCTCTCG GTAAGCTTACAACAGAGCAGATCCGTGCAGGTTACTCAGCACTGAAGAAGATTGAGGAGTGTGTGAAGAGAAAGGGAAGCAGCCGCGAGCTACTGGAGGCATGCAACCAGTTCTACACACGCATCCCCCATGACTTTGG GTTGCGAACTCCCCCAATAATCCGCTCAGAAGAGGAGCTGAAGGAAAAAATTGCTTTATTAGAA GCACTGAGTGACATCCAGATAGCAGTGAAGATGGTCCAGTCCAGTGCCTACGGTGATGAGCATCCTTTGGACAGACAGTACAACGCCCTCCAGTGCCAGCTACAGCCACTGTCCTCTTGTAGCCAAGAGTATCAG GTGATTGAGAGATATCTTCAGACAACCCATGCTCCCACTCACTCTGACTTCACCATGACTGTTCTGGACATCTTCTCTgtggacagggagggggagaagaatGGCATCCTCTCACAACTACACAACAG gACGCTGCTGTGGCATGGCTCTCGTCTGTCTAACTGGGTTGGAATCCTCAGCCAGGGCCTCAGAGTGGCCCCTCCAGAGGCTCCTGTCACTGGATACATG TTTGGGAAAGGTATTTACTTTGCTGACATGTCATCGAAAAGTGCCAACTACTGCTTTGCCAATCAACGCAACAAAACTGGACTCCTACTGTTGAGCGAG GTTGCCCTGGGTGACAGTAACGAGCTGTTAGCAGCTGACTATGAGGCTGCCAAACTACCTGCAGGGAAACACAGCACCAAGGGCCTTGGACAGACAAGCCCAGACCCCAGTAACGCTGTCACATT GAATGGAGTGACAGTCCCAATGGGGCCTGGAATGAAGACTGGGGTGGGAGCAGGTGGCGGCTACTCCCTCCTCTACAACGAGTTCATTGTCTATAACCCTGCCCAAACCCACATGAGGTATTTACTAAGAGTTCAGTTTAACTATTCCTCGCTGTGGTGA